A stretch of the Polaribacter pacificus genome encodes the following:
- a CDS encoding TonB-dependent receptor domain-containing protein: MKQLITIFLFFFPALIIAQTITGKVADKTEAIPYANVVITDANQKIITGTTTDDTGFFSLKVKAGTYKLTVSFIGYKNVTREVNLTKDIHLGTILISESEALLDEVVIQFTKRILERKIDRLVFNVSQSIAATGGNGVDILKITPGVQLQNGTIQILGKGASRVLINDRISPLQGDELVSFLSGLNANDIEKIEVITNPPAKYEAAGNGGLINIVLKKGVQNSWRNSSTLTYNQNSYNFTTLTNNFFYNKNRISFSANLNASKGSFENNEGLQIHYPNNFWDIDVRSKMGKDQFSGRFLVDYALSAKTTFGLQYLTTSNTPKDLGTTISSIFDANNNLEKKLINTGVNNVNTKNHTLNFHLITQLDSLGKRISLDADYFTLNSKRDRDFVTESYFANGNFEGLNSAAINNANQKIENFSTKLDVDLPLKKIHVSFGAKASFTKSLSDVFYYNTISGTAVLDASRSNKFTYHEDNLAAYVSGNTQLTNKLQMQFGLRLENSKTEGLSTQVNQTNANEYTKLFPTLYFSYTKNDYHNFGFTYGRRINRPNFTHLNPFRYYINDKSYSVGNPFLQPTFSDNFEFSHVYKNKFHTSVFVNYISNGFGTVFTSDIANQTQIITRENYFTQYNYGITESFSYAKVSWWKSQNSINLLGYQTRFIKDFGSQPKNGMRLYLTSNNTFTLAENTKLQLNSWYSSKHNSGLYSLGEMFDLSFGLEHHFKKSNVKMSLFFNDVLNTTSLNNYVSTVNGVEQVYKQNESSRNFRLSLSYDFGNKKVQVKNRDFGNDDELRRSH, encoded by the coding sequence ATGAAACAGCTTATCACAATCTTCTTATTTTTCTTTCCAGCGCTAATTATAGCACAAACCATTACTGGAAAAGTAGCGGACAAAACAGAAGCAATTCCGTATGCCAATGTAGTAATAACGGATGCCAACCAAAAAATAATCACTGGAACCACAACAGATGATACTGGTTTTTTTAGTTTAAAAGTAAAGGCAGGTACTTATAAATTAACCGTCAGTTTTATTGGCTATAAAAATGTAACAAGAGAAGTTAACCTTACAAAAGACATTCATTTAGGAACGATTTTAATTTCAGAAAGCGAAGCGCTTTTAGATGAGGTTGTCATTCAATTTACCAAAAGAATCCTAGAAAGAAAAATTGACCGTCTGGTGTTTAATGTGTCACAAAGTATTGCAGCAACAGGTGGAAACGGTGTTGATATTTTAAAAATCACTCCAGGTGTTCAGCTCCAAAACGGAACCATACAAATTCTTGGGAAAGGTGCTTCTAGAGTATTGATCAATGATAGAATTTCTCCTCTACAAGGCGATGAATTGGTAAGTTTTTTAAGTGGGTTGAATGCGAATGATATTGAAAAGATAGAAGTCATTACAAATCCGCCTGCCAAATACGAAGCTGCTGGTAATGGAGGTTTAATTAATATTGTTTTAAAGAAAGGGGTACAGAATTCTTGGAGAAATTCGAGTACTTTAACCTACAACCAAAACAGCTATAATTTTACCACGCTCACAAACAATTTCTTTTACAATAAAAACAGAATTTCATTTTCTGCAAATCTAAACGCAAGCAAGGGTTCTTTTGAAAATAATGAAGGTTTGCAAATACACTACCCCAACAATTTTTGGGATATTGATGTACGATCTAAAATGGGTAAGGATCAATTTTCTGGACGTTTTTTAGTTGATTATGCGCTGTCAGCTAAAACTACTTTTGGACTGCAATATTTAACAACCAGCAATACGCCAAAAGATCTAGGAACCACTATTTCTTCAATTTTTGATGCAAATAATAACTTGGAAAAAAAGTTGATCAATACCGGAGTGAACAATGTCAATACAAAAAACCACACGCTAAATTTTCACCTCATTACTCAATTGGATTCTTTAGGGAAGCGCATTTCTTTGGATGCTGATTATTTTACATTAAATTCTAAAAGAGATAGAGACTTTGTTACTGAAAGTTATTTTGCAAATGGCAATTTTGAAGGCCTTAACTCTGCAGCGATAAACAATGCTAACCAAAAAATAGAAAACTTTAGTACGAAGCTAGATGTTGATCTACCCTTAAAAAAGATTCATGTTTCTTTTGGTGCTAAAGCTAGCTTTACCAAGTCTTTGAGTGATGTTTTTTATTATAATACCATCTCAGGGACAGCAGTTTTAGATGCAAGTCGATCTAATAAATTTACCTATCACGAAGATAATTTAGCAGCCTATGTTTCTGGGAATACCCAATTAACTAATAAGTTGCAAATGCAATTTGGTCTGCGTTTAGAAAATTCAAAAACTGAAGGGCTGAGTACTCAGGTAAATCAGACCAACGCCAATGAGTATACAAAGCTATTTCCAACGCTCTATTTTTCATACACAAAAAATGATTATCACAACTTTGGATTTACTTATGGGAGAAGAATAAACAGGCCTAACTTTACACATTTAAACCCGTTTCGATATTATATCAACGACAAGAGTTATAGTGTAGGAAACCCTTTTTTACAGCCTACCTTTAGTGATAATTTTGAGTTTTCACATGTGTATAAAAACAAGTTTCACACCAGTGTTTTTGTAAACTATATTAGCAATGGTTTTGGTACAGTTTTTACTTCAGATATTGCAAATCAAACCCAAATTATAACTAGAGAGAATTATTTTACCCAATACAATTATGGGATTACAGAGAGCTTTTCATACGCTAAAGTTTCTTGGTGGAAAAGTCAGAACAGCATTAATTTATTAGGATATCAAACTCGTTTTATCAAAGATTTTGGTTCTCAACCTAAAAATGGAATGCGTTTGTATTTAACGTCAAACAATACGTTTACACTCGCCGAAAACACAAAGTTGCAGCTAAATTCTTGGTATAGTTCAAAGCACAACAGCGGCTTGTATAGCCTAGGAGAAATGTTTGATCTGTCATTTGGTTTGGAGCATCATTTTAAAAAGAGCAATGTAAAAATGTCCTTATTCTTTAATGATGTTTTAAATACCACGAGTCTAAACAACTATGTGTCTACGGTTAATGGTGTAGAGCAAGTATACAAGCAAAATGAAAGTTCTAGAAA